TCCCGGGTATTGAAAAAATAAATTCAATTACAAATGAACCGGAAATAGCAAGCGGGAAAATGTTGGCAAAAAGCGTGATGATCGGAATAAGTGAATTCCTGAAAGCGTGCTTCCAGACAATTTGTTTTTCGTTTAACCCTTTAGCCCTTGCGGTACGGATAAAATCCTGTCCCAATACATTCAACATTCCCCCGCGCATTTGCCTCGATATAAAAGCAAGTGAACCGTATGTCCAGCAAATCAATGGGAGTACCAGGCGGTACACTGTTTCGGGTAACCATTCACTTATGGGTGCATCACTTGACGGAGCATCAGCTCCGGGCGACGGGAACCACGAAAGCCAATCGCCGCCACAAAGAAAAATCACACTAAGTGTCGCGATCCAGAAGTTGGGTAAAGAATAAAGCATGAATAGGGTGGTGGTAATGCTTTTTTCTTTAAGTGTACCTTTATCAACCGCTGATATAACACCAAGCGGTATCGCAATAAGATAAGCGAAGATCATCGAAAGAATGCTTAATGTCATGGTCCAGCCAATGGCACCCCACAAAACCGATGATACGGGCCGTTTGTCCTGATATGATATGCCAAAATCACCCCTGATGAAGCCCTTATTTTGTCCGTATTGCATTTCCCCAAACCAGGGTGCATTACCAAACAACCAACGATGATACTGGTTGTTGAAGCCATACCAATGGAATGTGGGTATGTATTTCTTAATGGAACTTTGATCTTTCAGGAGTAATGAATAGGATGATCTTAATTTTGAAAAAGATGCCGCAGCCGGCTGCATAAATTTATTTTCCTCAACTATTGTATTTGTATTATTAATGATTTGCTGTATGTGAATACTGTCATGCTCGTTATAAAGAGAATTAACATTATCCCTTACTTTATTTATTAGTAATGAACTTGAATCAGTTCTGGGCAGCTTATATAAACTGTTTTCAAATTCTTTTAAGGCGCTGTAATAGCTTGAAACCCTGTCCCAGTTTCCGTTTGTAAATGCAAGTCGTTCCAGGACAGCCCTGTGTCCCGCATTACTGATCCTGTAAAGAGTGTCACAATAAGTGGCATTTGCGATTGAAAAGTAAAACACAGGCAGATCAAATCCAAGCTGATGTCTTAATTCATTGTATGCACCTTCCTGGGCTTGTTTTTCCGAAAGCTGTCCGTCGCCGCCCGAGTTTTTATTGAGCATACTCTCTACAGGATCGCCGGGAGCATTGATGCTGATAATAAAAGTAATGAGTGAAATAGCGATGAGGGTAGGGGTAAAAATAAGAAGCCTTTTCGCCAGGTATTTCAGCATAGAGTAATGATAATTTATTTACCGCTATTTTCAGATAATGTAAATGCGGCCTCATAAAAACCGGGGCGCATTACAGATGGTTCTGCATTAGTGAAGCGTTTATGGATCGCGATACGTTCGGTTTGTGTGTACAAAAATATACTGGCCACCTCATCATGAATGATCTGCTGTACCCTTTTGTACATCCGAACACGCTTTTCTTCATCCAACTCAACACGTATTGAATCAATAAGGGCATCTGATTCGGGAGTTCCGAAACTGGTGTAATTTGATCCCTTGTTTAAGGCCGATTGAGAGTGATATATTTGTTTCAGATCGGGAGGAACAGGAGCGCCGATCCATGCGCCATAACAGATATCAAAGTTATGTGACCTGCAATTATCAACAAAAATAGAGAACTCCTGCTGAAGCACATTAATTATGATACCAACTTTTCGTGCTTCTTCCTGTAACAATAATCCGGTTTGTTTCCTGGAATCGTTTCCTGAATTATACAGATAGTCAATCACAAATTCAGTATGCTTGCCATCGATCATTTTATCAAGTGTTCCATCTCCATTCGTATCCTTCCAGCCAACTTCAGTGAGCAATTGTTTGGCTTTATCAAGGTTATAATCGTAAGGTTTAATATCACTGTTGTATATTTTTCCTTTTGACGGATGGATCGGTCCTATAGCTGGCTTGGCATAGCCATACATTATAGTTTCTATCATTTTATCAATATCCAGCAAATGGGCGATCGCCTCACGTGTTCTCCTGTCGGCGAAGATCGGTCGCTTGGTGTTTATGCAGATTACACTATACACTAATGCCATTGGTGTATATGTATTGTATTTCGCTAAAAATTTATCTGATTTTGTCAATTCAAAAAAATCTTTTGGCTTAATTGCCCGCATTACATCAAGATCGCCTGCTTTCAATGCTACGAGTGCGCTGGTCATATCATTCACCACCTTATAAGTTAATTTAGGCGCATTAGCCTCGAAATAAATATTTGTTCCTTTTATTTTATCTCCCCACCAGTTTTCTTTCCGCTTTAGTACAACGCGCTGGCCTGTCACCCATTCATCAAGTTTATATGGACCGCTGCCGCCAACAAATTCTTTTTCACGCATCCGTTTTTCGGAATTGAAATCACTGGCATACTCATTAATAGCGGGATCATTCGCTAATTTTTCTTTTTCCTGGTCCAGTTGTTTAATGGTGAATTTTTTCATTAAACCTTTTGGATCATAGAAGTACTCGGGGAGCACAGAAAAGTCTCCGCTGTTTTGTTCAGCCAGCATATAGGAAGTATCGAATACAATAGTGAATTTTAATGGATCGCTGCTGTCATAAATAAAATCAACCAGATGCTCATAATATGGTTTGGCACTGGGGTCGTTAACTTTTGGATTTTTGATCACTTTCAACGTGAATTCAATATCTTTAGCTGTGACAGGACTTCCGTTATCCCACTTAGCTTCCGGTCTTATACTATAATGAAACCTTAATTGTCCTTCGGGAGTTTTTTCAATGGTGGGCCTCTTTTCCGCAAGGACAGGTATCAGTTCAAGTGTTTTAAAGTCAATATCATTCAGCGACTGGAACATAAATCGCGCAATATCATTCGCTGAAGCATCTGTTGAATTAATGGGGTTCAGCATTTCCGGATCGGATAATATGTGAACCGTGACATTAGCCCGGTCGTTACTTTTTTTACTTCCTTTACAGGCATTAAGGAGGCACACAATAGTAATACCAATAATGGATAAAAATCCAACGTATTTCAGTCTCATAAATTTACAATTGGGTATACACAAATATAACATTCCTGATGTTAATTTCTATTAATTGCCAACAACAAAAAAATATTTTCCCAGTATAATTTATATAATTGTTTCGGTTTTATTGTAAACTACATTTCTTTTTTTCAGGTAGTGGAGTATATAATTAAAGCAATCTTCATTTTTTCCTACTAGTTCAGGCGGGAAGACTCCTTTGTCGCTGAACTTATTTTCAATCAGTAAATTAATTGCGCCGGTGGCTGTATAACCTGTAGTTCGTGCCATTGAAGATATTTGGGTTTCAGCATCATATTCATCATGCAGGTGATAAACGATGTTTTTCTTAACGCCAGCTTCCGAGCCCGACAATGAGATCCGCATCACAGTCAGCTCTGCTTCTGTTTCCCCGAGCTTCCATTCATTAAACAAAATTCTGGACGTAAAATCAAGAGGTTTAATTTCTATACCATTCAAAATTAATGGTGTCGTGCTAAAAAATCCGGAATCCCGTAAAGCGATCACTTTCTCAATATGCCCGGGATATCTGAGTGTTTTTTCTTTCTTATTGGGGATGTGGGGCATTGTAAAAATGATCGATCGCAAACCGTCGGAATTAAAGGATTCCAGCGTTCCTACATTTTCCATTTCAATATGTTCGATATCCGACATGGCAGGCTTTACTACAACATTGCCATTTTCCACATACCGGGCAGGTCGGGTATATTCTTCAATAACGTCAACAGGTGAAAAGGGAGCTTTATAATTGAATGGCCATTTTTTTACTTTAGGCAGGCCACCTACCAGGCACTCAAAGTCCGTCAATTTCAGCTTTTCGTTATAGCGACCCAGAATAAGATTACTCATGCCAGGAGCGACACCGCAATCAACTATTGCAGTAACTCCTTTTTGTTTTGCCAGGACATCAAGTTCAAGCGCATTCTCCGGGAAGAAGGAAATGTCTACTACATTCTTGCCTGCCTCAATGATTGTTTTTAAGGTTGCATAACCCATAAAGCCCGGTACAGCAGATAATACAATATTAAATTTTTCGATCACTGAAGACAAACCGGACTTATCTTTAGCATCAAGCTGAATGATCTCAATTTTATCATTTCGTTTTTTTAGTTTTTGGAGCGCGCTTATATTCAGATCAGCAACTGTAATCGGGTGTTTTTGGGCTAAGTCAAGTGCCATGGCACTTCCAACCATACCGGCACCTAATACAATAATTTTGTTCATATAAGAATAGTTTTAAGATTTATAAAAATGAAATACGAAAGAAGGGAATAGGGAACTACATTACAACCCGGGAATGGCTACCCATGGTATGAATTTTAAAACGATGATGATGAAAGTGTTTTTCATTGAGTTAAACCAAGATTGTAGAAATAAGAGCCTTTGTGATCCCGATTGGATTCGAACCAATGGCCTGCTGCTTAGAAGGCAGCTGCTCTATCCAGCTGAGCTACGGGATCAAAATCAAGGCACAAATATACAGCGATAACTTTTTACCACAAGTGAAATGCTGTTCATTTTAGATTATTAAGTGTGAAAGCAAAAAAAGCCCGCAAACTATAATGTTTGCGGGCTTTTATAAGTCGGGGTGGCAAGATT
This genomic stretch from Bacteroidota bacterium harbors:
- a CDS encoding saccharopine dehydrogenase NADP-binding domain-containing protein: MNKIIVLGAGMVGSAMALDLAQKHPITVADLNISALQKLKKRNDKIEIIQLDAKDKSGLSSVIEKFNIVLSAVPGFMGYATLKTIIEAGKNVVDISFFPENALELDVLAKQKGVTAIVDCGVAPGMSNLILGRYNEKLKLTDFECLVGGLPKVKKWPFNYKAPFSPVDVIEEYTRPARYVENGNVVVKPAMSDIEHIEMENVGTLESFNSDGLRSIIFTMPHIPNKKEKTLRYPGHIEKVIALRDSGFFSTTPLILNGIEIKPLDFTSRILFNEWKLGETEAELTVMRISLSGSEAGVKKNIVYHLHDEYDAETQISSMARTTGYTATGAINLLIENKFSDKGVFPPELVGKNEDCFNYILHYLKKRNVVYNKTETII
- a CDS encoding ABC transporter permease, producing the protein MLKYLAKRLLIFTPTLIAISLITFIISINAPGDPVESMLNKNSGGDGQLSEKQAQEGAYNELRHQLGFDLPVFYFSIANATYCDTLYRISNAGHRAVLERLAFTNGNWDRVSSYYSALKEFENSLYKLPRTDSSSLLINKVRDNVNSLYNEHDSIHIQQIINNTNTIVEENKFMQPAAASFSKLRSSYSLLLKDQSSIKKYIPTFHWYGFNNQYHRWLFGNAPWFGEMQYGQNKGFIRGDFGISYQDKRPVSSVLWGAIGWTMTLSILSMIFAYLIAIPLGVISAVDKGTLKEKSITTTLFMLYSLPNFWIATLSVIFLCGGDWLSWFPSPGADAPSSDAPISEWLPETVYRLVLPLICWTYGSLAFISRQMRGGMLNVLGQDFIRTARAKGLNEKQIVWKHAFRNSLIPIITLFANIFPLAISGSFVIEFIFSIPG
- a CDS encoding ABC transporter substrate-binding protein, with protein sequence MRLKYVGFLSIIGITIVCLLNACKGSKKSNDRANVTVHILSDPEMLNPINSTDASANDIARFMFQSLNDIDFKTLELIPVLAEKRPTIEKTPEGQLRFHYSIRPEAKWDNGSPVTAKDIEFTLKVIKNPKVNDPSAKPYYEHLVDFIYDSSDPLKFTIVFDTSYMLAEQNSGDFSVLPEYFYDPKGLMKKFTIKQLDQEKEKLANDPAINEYASDFNSEKRMREKEFVGGSGPYKLDEWVTGQRVVLKRKENWWGDKIKGTNIYFEANAPKLTYKVVNDMTSALVALKAGDLDVMRAIKPKDFFELTKSDKFLAKYNTYTPMALVYSVICINTKRPIFADRRTREAIAHLLDIDKMIETIMYGYAKPAIGPIHPSKGKIYNSDIKPYDYNLDKAKQLLTEVGWKDTNGDGTLDKMIDGKHTEFVIDYLYNSGNDSRKQTGLLLQEEARKVGIIINVLQQEFSIFVDNCRSHNFDICYGAWIGAPVPPDLKQIYHSQSALNKGSNYTSFGTPESDALIDSIRVELDEEKRVRMYKRVQQIIHDEVASIFLYTQTERIAIHKRFTNAEPSVMRPGFYEAAFTLSENSGK